Sequence from the Sphingomonas koreensis genome:
GCGAGGCGCGGAACGGCAAGCGCCCGGGTATCGCCGGCACCGCCTTCAGGCGGCAGCCCGATCTCGATCGTGCAGACGGTGCCGCACAGGGCGGCGGCGGGCTGAAGAAGATGGGCGGGCTTGAGCGCGCCCAGTGCGAGCGTGACGTCGAACCTGGCCAGCGCCTGCCCGAAATCGCCGCCGGTGTCCGTGTCCACGCCGCTGGGCAGGTCGATCGCGACGGACAAGCGCGCACGGTCCGCCAACGCCCGGATCGCGTCCGCGACCGGCGCATCCAGCGCGCGGGACAGCCCCGTGCCGAACAGCGCATCGACCATCACCGGGGCATGCGGGAGCATAGGGTCTGGGAAGCGCTCCACCGGCCCCGTCCAGCCTGCCCGCGCCGCTACCGCAGCCTCGCTCTTCGGTTCCCGCAGCGCGGCAACCCGCACCGGCACGCCCCGGCTCGCCAGCACCCGCGCCGCGACATAGCCGTCGCCGCCATTGTTGCCGGGACCGCACAGGATCAGCACCTCCGCCCCTGCAGCGAGGCGATGCACCCACTCGGCGACGCCCGTCCCCGCCCGCTCCATCAGCGATGCGACGCTGGCGCCACCGGCGATGGCGCGATCCTCGGCGGCACGCATTTGTGCAGCGGTAAGGATCGGCGCGCCCAGCACGGCGCGATCGAGCATCACTCGTCGCCTTGCGGCTTGGGCAGAAGCAATGCGAGCAGGATCATGCGGCATTCGGCATCGATCGTCCCGTCGACCAGCTCGGGCCGGAAGCGGCGCTGGAACGCGACGGTCGCGGCGAGCCCGTCGGTCACGTCATAGCCGAACCGCTCGAGCGCGAGCAGGAAGCCGGCATCCGTCCAGCCCGGGTCCATCAGGTTCCTGGTGGGGCGCGGCAGCGCAAGGCGCAGGCGGGCGAGCTTGCCCCAGGGAAACAGCTCGCCCGGGTCCTGCTTGCGTGCAGGGGCGATGTCCGAATGGCCGACCACATTGCCGCGGGTGATGCCATAGCGGTTCTTGATCGCCGCGGTCAGGCGGATCACCGATTCGATCTGCTCGTCAGGAAACGGGCGGTAACCGAATTCATGCCCGGGATTGACGATCTCGATCCCGACCGAGGCCGAGTTGATGTCAGTGACCCCGCGCCAGTGCGATTTGCCCGCATGCCAGGCGCGATTGGCTTCATCGACCAGCCGAACGATCTGCCCGTCCTCGGCAACGAGCCAGTGGCTGGACACCTTTGCCTCGGGATCGCGCAGCCGCATGATCGCCTCCTCGGCGCTCTGCATCCCGGTATAGTGGAGCACGATGATGCTGACCGGCAGCGCACGCGCGTCGAAATTGGGCGACGGCGCGTCGATCCACTCGAGTTCAGTCCCGTCCATCATCGAGGTGAGGGATGCGGCGGCGCGCGCCGAAAGGCAAGCCGCGCGGTGCCGAAAGGCACGGATTCGTGCGAGAGGCGGTGCCCGCCCTCTCTCCCATCCGGGAACCGTCAGGCAGCGCGAAACGGCGCGACGCGGGCGTCATCCGCCAGATAGAGGCCGCGGAAGCGGTCACTGGGGCGGAACGCATCGGTCTGCCCGATCACCGTCTCCCCCGCACCCAGCACCAGCAGGCCGCCGTCGCGCGTCGCGGTGCGCAGCGTGCGGAACACGCGGCTACGCACATCGGCAGCGAAATAGAGCAGCACGTTGCGGCAGAGGACGATATCGAACTTGCCCGCCGGAGCCGACTCCTTGGCCAGATTGTGCTGGCGGAACTGGACTCGCCTGGAAAGCTCGGGACGGATCACCCAATCGCCCTCGACGCTGTCGAACCAGCTGACCATCCGGCGCACCGGAAGGCCACGCTGGATCTCGAACTGCGAGAAACGCCCCGAACGGGCGCGCGCGAGCGCAGCGGCGGAGACGTCGGTCGCGACGATCTCCGGCATCATCATGCCACGGGTGATCGCCGCTTCCTCGAACAGCATCGCCAGCGAATAGGGTTCCTGCCCCATCGAGCAGCCCGCCGACCAGATACGCAGACGGCGTCCTGGCGTCTCGGCCTGAAGCGCTTGCGCAGCCTCCACCACCAGGTCGAGCACCGCCGCGTCGCGGAAGAAGGAGGTTTCGTGATTGAGCAGCGCATCGACCACCGATTCGGCGAGCGGTCCGTTGCGCTCGGCGGCAAGCCGGCCGATCAGCTGATCGAGCGTATCGAGATCGTTCGCGCGCAGCACCGGCTTCAACACCGTCTCGACCCGCCAGGCGCGGTTGGCGGCGATCTGCTGGCCAGTCCGCTGCTCGAGCAGATTGCCGATCACGTGCATCGCCCCGGTGGAGGCGAAGCTCTGGGGGATCGCCGACATCAGCCAGGCCTCCGCTGGCTGGCGATGATCCGGCCGATCTCGTCGGGCGGGAGCACCGCGGCGGCGCTCTCGGCGATCGCGCCGGGCATGCCCCAGACCACCGAGCTCGCCTTGTCCTGCACGATCACGCTCCCCCCGGCATCGATCAGCCGTTTTGCACCCACTGCGCCGTCGCGGCCCATGCCCGACAGGACGACGCCCAGCCCGCGCGCGCCGAACAGATCGGCGATCGAATCGAACATCGGGTCGACCGACGGCATGCAACCGCTCGCGACGGGCTCATGGGAGAGACGCACGGCATAATAGCCTTCGCCCGCGCGCACGATGCGCAGATGCGCGTCCCCCGGCGCCACCAGCATCCGGCCGGGCCGGACGCGGATATGATCGGCCGCGACCTCGCACGGCCGCCCCGCGAGTACTGCGAGCTGAGCCGCGAAATAGCTCATGAACGAAGCCGGAAGGTGCTGGGTGACCAGGATCGGCACCTGAAAGGATGGCGGGATCGCACGCAGCATCTGGCTGAGCGCATGGATGCCGCCCGTCGATGCGCCGACCGCGACGATATCGAATTCGCCCGGCGCACGATCCGCGTGGGAGGAGATCGACGCCGCGGCATCGTCGGTATCGAACAGCCGCATCAGCCGGTCCTCGAGCACCGCGGCGAAGCGGCCGGCGAAATTGCCGACGCCTGGCTTGACCAGCGTATCGGCGGCGCCGAGCGCGAGGGCGTGCACGGCTGCCGCCGCGCCATCGTCGGCAGCGGAGGAGACCACCAGCACCTTTGCCCCCTGCCCCGCAGCGATCAGATCGGGCAGCGCGGTCAAGCCGTGAATCCCCGGCATCTCCAGATCGAGCAGAATCACATCGGCGCGGTTGGTGGCAAGAAAGGCAAGCGCGCCGGCGACATCGCTGACCGACCCCGCGATCCGGAACCGGCCCATCCCCTCGATCATCCGGCCGAGCACGGCCCGGGCGACCACCGAATCATCGACGATCAGGACACGGACGCTTCCGCCATCGCGGTCCGGCGGAGGGCCGGCCGCGGCTATGTTTCTAGCCATAGCTGCGGCCCTCAGGCGACGCCGACGATCTGGAGCTTGCTCTCGAGCGTCTCGCGGTCGAACGGCTTCATCACATATTCGTCGGCACCTGCCTCGATCGCGGCGCGGATATAGGCCATGCCGTTCTCGGTGGTGCAGAACACGACTTTCGGCTTCTCGGCGATGCCGCTGTCCTTCAGCGCGCGCAGGAAATCCATCCCGCTCATCACCGGCATGTTCCAGTCGAGCAGGACGACGTCGGGGACCGAATCGAGACAGGCGTCGAGCGCCTCGCGCCCGTCCCCGGCTTCACGCACCTCGAAGTTGAGCGTTTCGAGGATGTGGCGCGCCACCTTTCGGATCACCTTGGAATCATCGACGACGAGGCAGGTCTTCATGTTGGGCCATTCCCGGATTTTGGCGCGTTCACCGGCAGTTGTGCCTGAAAGATGTAATCACCGCGTTAATGCCAATTCAGGCAGCCTGAGCAGGCGTGGCGGGCACCAGGGCGGTGAGATCGATCGCCAGGATAGGCTCGCCATCGCGCTCGACCAGTCCGATTCCGGCACGCTGCCAGGCCTCGGACAGCGGCACGCCGGAAGCGAGCGGATGCAGGACGAACGGCGCGACATCATCGAGCGCGTCCACCAGCAATGCGTAATGATGACCGTCGACGCGGGTGATCACCGCGCGGCTGGCATCCTGCCCGCCCGTCATGCCCAGCGCGGCGACGGTATCGATCACCGTCACGACCCGGCTGCGCAGCGCAGCCAGCCCGCGGACATGACCGCCCGCGCGGGGCACGGCAACGATCGTGCCGATATCCACCACCGATTCGACCTGATCGGCGCCGATCGCCACCGCCTGGCCCGCGACATGCGCGATCAGAAACAGCCGTTCCATCATTTCCCCCGTGCGACGGTGGCGAGCGCGCCAAGCAGCCCGTCACGATCGTAGCGCCAGATGCTGCCATCCCCCTCGCATCCGCGCTTGCTGCGCAGACGCACGACGGGAGCCTGCACCACAAATGCGTCGGCCGGGCTGTCGAGCGCGAGCACGACATCGGCGCTCGCCGCGGCATCCAGCGTCACGCGATAGCCTGCGGTCTCGAGCATCGGCTGAATGAAGGTGCGCATCCACCCGTCCTCGCCCCCGGTAAGCAGGCAGAGCGGCGCATCGTCGAGTCCGCCCGCCGCATCGCCATGTTCGGCGAACAACCAATGCGGGTCGAGCAGTTCCACCGGCTCGTCATCCAGCAGCACCGCACCAGCGATCGGGCCGGGTAGGTCCGCGGCGACGATCTCGGCCGGCAACGTCACGATATCGGCTGCTTCGGCAATGGCATAGCCGATCTCGCTCACACCGTCCTTTAGCCGCAGAATCGACCTGGCCGGCGCGCTGCCGACCTCACAGCGTGCAGCCAGCGGGATGATCCGGCCGTCGATGGTCAGGCGCATGCGTCCGGCGGCATGACGGATCGCATCCCCAGCGACCTGTTCGATGCGATCGACGACAACCAGCGGCACCGCGCGACGGGCACCGTCCAGATCGATGAAGACCAGTGCCTGGACGCCCTCCGCGTCGGCCTCGTCGGTCTCCTCGGCTTCCTCGGCGAGCACGTCGTGGACGAACTGAAGCCCGGCGTCGCGCGCGATCCCGCCGCAATCGAGCAGCAGCATCGGGCGGCCGCTGTCAGGCAGCGTCTGGCCGGCATAGACCCCCGTCGCCATGATCGCCGGCGCTGCGGGCTTGATCACCAGCTCCTCATTGTCGAGCACGTCGTCGACGCGCAGCGCATAGCTGCCCTCGCCTACGCTGACGATCGCCAGCATCGTGCGCATCGGGCGGACATTGCCGCCGATTTCCAGCACGCTGGCAAGTTCGACCAGCGGCAGCCTGCGATCGCGCACCGTCACCACCTCGGCGCTGCCGATGCGGTCGACCCGGATCGAGTCGCTCGATTCGCTGACGATCTCCTCGATCGCCTGGCGCGGCACCGCGAAACGCTGGCCCGCCGCGGCGACGACGATCGTCGGGATGATCGACAGCGTCAGCGGCACGCGGATCAGGATGCGCAGGCCCTTGCCCGGCTGGCTGTCGAGATCGACACGGCCGCCGATCTGCTCGATCGCCGCACGGACCACGTCCATGCCGACACCGCGGCCGGAAATCTCGGAAACCTCGTCCTTGCTCGACAGGCCTGGCTCGAACACCAGCTCCTGCTTGGCGCGCTCGCTGAGCGCACGCAGCGCACGCTCGTCGCGGCCGGTATCGGCGAGCTTGCGGATCAGCCGTTCGGTATCGATGCCGCGGCCGTCGTCGGCGATCTCGACGACGATCTGGTTGCCCGACTGGCGCGCTGCGACGCTGAGACGGCCACGCTCGCGCTTGCCCGCGGCACGGCGTCCTTCGGGCGATTCGATGCCGTGGTCGATCGAGTTGCGGATGATGTGGACCAGCGGATCGCGCAGCACCTCGATCATCTCGCGATCGAGCTCGACCTCGGCGCCGTCGATCTGGAGGTTGACCGATTTGCCAAGGCTCGCCGCGGTATCGCGGACCATGCGCGGCAGCGCCGAGAACAGCGCATCGATCTTCTGCATCCGCGTGCGGGTGACGGTATCGCGCAGGTCCGCGACGGTCGCCGACATGCGTTCGAGCGCAGCCTCGACCTGCGGGTCGACCTCGGCATCGCGCAGCCGTCGCGACAGCTCGTTGCGGGCAAGCACCATGTCGGACATGCCGCTCATCATCCGGTCGAGCAGGTCGACATTGAGACGCACGCTGCGTGCCGCGGCGCGCTGGGTCGCCGGTGCGGCAATCTGAACCACGTCGGCCGATCCCTCGGCCAACGCCGCGATCAGAAGATCCTCTCCGCTGTCGTCGAGCCCGGCCCCGGCGTCGATCGCCTCGACCAGCTCGCCGATCCGGTCGACCACCGCGAGCACGGCGTTGACGAGCGCGCGATCGGGTGTGCGCTCACCGGCGCGGACGGCGGCGAGGACATCCTCGGCGGCATGGCTGAGACGCGCAAGGCGCGGGAGGTCGAGGAAGCCGCAGCTTCCCTTCACCGTATGGACGAAGCGGAAGATGGCATCGAGGCGCGCGCGATCGTCCGGATTCGCCTCCCAGGCGACGATCTCGCCCGACAGCGCTTCCAGCGTCTCTCGCGTCTCCGCGATGAATTCTTGCAGCAGGTCGTCCACAATGCCCCCACACGGTCCGGCCGGTCATGGCCGCACGGGGGTTAAGACCTAGTTATCCAGCTTGCGGGATTTTGACTTCGGCGTGCGCTTCCGCGCTGCGCAGCCCGGCGTCGAGCACGTCCATCACCGCGATCGCATCCGCCGCCGGAACCGGATTCCCGCCTTCGCCCCGCACGGCGTCGGCAAGGGCCTGCCAGAACAGGCGATAGTCGCCGGTAACGTTCGGAACAGGCGTGACCGATCCGTCGGCGCCGGTGAGCATCCCATCGACCGGATCGACGCCCCAATTCCCCTCACCCGGCGTCTTTCCTGCAACGGTCGCCGCTTCCTGGGGATCGATGCCGTGCTTGACCCAGCTGCCGCCCGTGCCGCGGACCTTGAAGCGGAGCGTGTTCGCGGCGGCGAGCTTGCTCGCGTGGAGGATGACCCGGCGTTTCGGATAGCGCAGCACGGCGTGGAAATAGTCGGGCGCCGGGGCGCCCTCACGCAGCGTCGCGATGTCGGCGGTGATGCCGAGCGGTTGCCCGAACAATTGAAGCGCCTGATCGACGAGGTGCGGCCCGAGATCGAGCCACACGCCCCCCGGCCGCGCTTCCTTCCACACGTCCGCCGGAACCGGGCGCCAGCGGTCGAACCGGCTTTCGACCTCGACGATCTCGCCGAACGTCCCCGCAGCGATCAGGCCCTGCAGCGTGCGGAAATCGGCGTCCCAACGGCGGTTCTGGAAGGCGGTGACGATCACGCCCCTCGCTTCGCCCTCCGCCGCGATGGCGCGGGCATCGGCGAGCGTGGTGGCGAAGGGCTTGTCGATCAGCACATGCTTGCCCGCGCGGATCGCAGCCAGCGCATGTTCGGCGTGAAGGTCGTCGGGGCTGGAGACGATGACAAGATCGATCCCCGGCTCGGCGAGCAGCCCCGCGACATCGGGCACCACGCGCATGCCGGGCAGATCGGCATGGACCTTGGCCGGATCGCGCGAAACCACGGCGCGGAGCGCCATGCCGGGCGTGTTCCCGACATAGGGCGCATGAAAGGCCCGGCCCCCCAGGCCATAGCCGATCAGGCCGACACCGATTTCATCCATCGCCCTGCCTCCGCCAATCAGGCGAGCTTGAACGCCGCCCCGAACAGCAGCACCGGCGCATCGGGGGGGGAGACCTGAAGGTCGCCGCCGCCCTGCGCAACGAGCTGGTGCACCAGATAGGCGGCCGCCGCGCGC
This genomic interval carries:
- a CDS encoding N-acetylmuramoyl-L-alanine amidase, which encodes MMDGTELEWIDAPSPNFDARALPVSIIVLHYTGMQSAEEAIMRLRDPEAKVSSHWLVAEDGQIVRLVDEANRAWHAGKSHWRGVTDINSASVGIEIVNPGHEFGYRPFPDEQIESVIRLTAAIKNRYGITRGNVVGHSDIAPARKQDPGELFPWGKLARLRLALPRPTRNLMDPGWTDAGFLLALERFGYDVTDGLAATVAFQRRFRPELVDGTIDAECRMILLALLLPKPQGDE
- a CDS encoding CheR family methyltransferase — protein: MSAIPQSFASTGAMHVIGNLLEQRTGQQIAANRAWRVETVLKPVLRANDLDTLDQLIGRLAAERNGPLAESVVDALLNHETSFFRDAAVLDLVVEAAQALQAETPGRRLRIWSAGCSMGQEPYSLAMLFEEAAITRGMMMPEIVATDVSAAALARARSGRFSQFEIQRGLPVRRMVSWFDSVEGDWVIRPELSRRVQFRQHNLAKESAPAGKFDIVLCRNVLLYFAADVRSRVFRTLRTATRDGGLLVLGAGETVIGQTDAFRPSDRFRGLYLADDARVAPFRAA
- a CDS encoding chemotaxis protein CheB, which translates into the protein MARNIAAAGPPPDRDGGSVRVLIVDDSVVARAVLGRMIEGMGRFRIAGSVSDVAGALAFLATNRADVILLDLEMPGIHGLTALPDLIAAGQGAKVLVVSSAADDGAAAAVHALALGAADTLVKPGVGNFAGRFAAVLEDRLMRLFDTDDAAASISSHADRAPGEFDIVAVGASTGGIHALSQMLRAIPPSFQVPILVTQHLPASFMSYFAAQLAVLAGRPCEVAADHIRVRPGRMLVAPGDAHLRIVRAGEGYYAVRLSHEPVASGCMPSVDPMFDSIADLFGARGLGVVLSGMGRDGAVGAKRLIDAGGSVIVQDKASSVVWGMPGAIAESAAAVLPPDEIGRIIASQRRPG
- a CDS encoding response regulator, producing the protein MKTCLVVDDSKVIRKVARHILETLNFEVREAGDGREALDACLDSVPDVVLLDWNMPVMSGMDFLRALKDSGIAEKPKVVFCTTENGMAYIRAAIEAGADEYVMKPFDRETLESKLQIVGVA
- a CDS encoding chemotaxis protein CheW; amino-acid sequence: MERLFLIAHVAGQAVAIGADQVESVVDIGTIVAVPRAGGHVRGLAALRSRVVTVIDTVAALGMTGGQDASRAVITRVDGHHYALLVDALDDVAPFVLHPLASGVPLSEAWQRAGIGLVERDGEPILAIDLTALVPATPAQAA
- a CDS encoding chemotaxis protein CheA, which translates into the protein MDDLLQEFIAETRETLEALSGEIVAWEANPDDRARLDAIFRFVHTVKGSCGFLDLPRLARLSHAAEDVLAAVRAGERTPDRALVNAVLAVVDRIGELVEAIDAGAGLDDSGEDLLIAALAEGSADVVQIAAPATQRAAARSVRLNVDLLDRMMSGMSDMVLARNELSRRLRDAEVDPQVEAALERMSATVADLRDTVTRTRMQKIDALFSALPRMVRDTAASLGKSVNLQIDGAEVELDREMIEVLRDPLVHIIRNSIDHGIESPEGRRAAGKRERGRLSVAARQSGNQIVVEIADDGRGIDTERLIRKLADTGRDERALRALSERAKQELVFEPGLSSKDEVSEISGRGVGMDVVRAAIEQIGGRVDLDSQPGKGLRILIRVPLTLSIIPTIVVAAAGQRFAVPRQAIEEIVSESSDSIRVDRIGSAEVVTVRDRRLPLVELASVLEIGGNVRPMRTMLAIVSVGEGSYALRVDDVLDNEELVIKPAAPAIMATGVYAGQTLPDSGRPMLLLDCGGIARDAGLQFVHDVLAEEAEETDEADAEGVQALVFIDLDGARRAVPLVVVDRIEQVAGDAIRHAAGRMRLTIDGRIIPLAARCEVGSAPARSILRLKDGVSEIGYAIAEAADIVTLPAEIVAADLPGPIAGAVLLDDEPVELLDPHWLFAEHGDAAGGLDDAPLCLLTGGEDGWMRTFIQPMLETAGYRVTLDAAASADVVLALDSPADAFVVQAPVVRLRSKRGCEGDGSIWRYDRDGLLGALATVARGK
- a CDS encoding oxidoreductase, producing MDEIGVGLIGYGLGGRAFHAPYVGNTPGMALRAVVSRDPAKVHADLPGMRVVPDVAGLLAEPGIDLVIVSSPDDLHAEHALAAIRAGKHVLIDKPFATTLADARAIAAEGEARGVIVTAFQNRRWDADFRTLQGLIAAGTFGEIVEVESRFDRWRPVPADVWKEARPGGVWLDLGPHLVDQALQLFGQPLGITADIATLREGAPAPDYFHAVLRYPKRRVILHASKLAAANTLRFKVRGTGGSWVKHGIDPQEAATVAGKTPGEGNWGVDPVDGMLTGADGSVTPVPNVTGDYRLFWQALADAVRGEGGNPVPAADAIAVMDVLDAGLRSAEAHAEVKIPQAG